Below is a genomic region from Trichoderma asperellum chromosome 2, complete sequence.
CTTGATTATTAAAGCTTCGCAGGCGTCCGTGGACAGCACCAAAGGCAAGTGCTCAGCAAGATTCAAGTAAAACAGATCCAGAGTCCTCGAGAGACACGTAACCGGGACCGTCGAATTCTCAGTGGGTCGTATCTCTTTGAGCAACATCTCACACGCAGGCGGATTTCGAGAAAGGGTATCGATAGATGTTAGGTAGGTGAAGTTGTACACCTGGAAAGCACTGTTGTTGTTCCGGCtggaaataaaataaaagtttcgAAGGATATGCAATGATTTGGTGGCAACTTCCGAGGCCGTCACGACGTTTAGCATGCGATGATCCAGCAGACTGCGAGAAACAATGGCCTGGAGGACAGCCACGGCGCCAAACAGCAACTTGCGCAGGACTTGCCACAGCACCGGCCACGTCTTCTGGTACGTCTCAAGGCTCAGCTTGTTGGCTTCGAATGCTGGATCGACGTCATTGAATCTATTCAGCTTCCAGGCATCCACAACCTGGCGTGAGAATAATAGCAGCGCATCCTGTGCCGCCAAAACAGCGACGGTATCTGTGGCATGCAGTGCTGCGTAGGCGGCAAGTTTTGAGAGGGGGCCTATGTTTCCCATTAGGGGCCGCTGATCCATTGCCTGTAACAGGCCGAACGAGGGCGTTTGTGAAGTCCAGGAGAGCGTTTGGCCGGGGGCCTCGGTAATGCTATCTCCAATTACCTGAAGGAACTGGCCCTCGCAAAAGCCTTCCGGGCCCGTCATGGCCCACACAGTAACTGGTAATAACTCGTTGCAGTTGATCTGCGACTTGTGGAATTCTGAGAGCAAGGGAAATGAGAAGTTTAGAGCTAGTGCAATGGATGAGCCAGCAAGCGGTCCATCCTGTCGATGGGTATCCAGAGCCATATTGGCAGCCGTCACAATCGCCTGTTCCAGCGTCCCTCTGAGGCTGCTGGATAACGCATGCCTGTCGTTGCCTTCCATGCCCATAAGGACGCCCGTCATAACCAGCAAATGTTGCCATCTCTTTGAATATTCATCCGCGCCCTTGACCACTGCTCGTGTCCACTCGTCACACCCCAAAGCGCCCCCTTCAAGAGGTTGGCCGTCGAgagttttcttttcattctctATCTCGAGGTCGTGCACGCGGATCGCTGCGGTGTTgtagatgctgatgatgcggACTGCCGTACGTAACCCATCATGTCTCTCCCATATAGCGGGAGCCGTCAATAGCTGCGACGTGAGAACGCCGAGGTTAAGAGGGTTGGAGAGCTGTGAGAGAAGGTGAGCGGTCGTGCCGATGATCTGCTCCGTCTTTTTCGCATCGTGGAGGTCCTGGAAATGGTGCAGGACCGTATTGAGGAGCTGGTCAGCAGGCATGATGCTGCATTTGCTGCGCCGTGGCTACAATGCTAATGCGCTGTTCGAACTGGCGTCAGGGCTGTTGGTTGAAGGCGAGGCTGGCCGGCTGTCGACGCGATGGCATATTATTAGGCGGCTGATGACTGAGCGCAGGCCGTTGCCGAGGTTCTGGTACCTCTCAGGGACGTCACCGATGCCGTGCTGAGCTCCACTAAAATTGCCGTCTCTTAGCGACTTGCAGCTACCTAGCAAGGAGAGCCTCTCGCCTTTGTCTCAAACGA
It encodes:
- a CDS encoding uncharacterized protein (EggNog:ENOG41) gives rise to the protein MPADQLLNTVLHHFQDLHDAKKTEQIIGTTAHLLSQLSNPLNLGVLTSQLLTAPAIWERHDGLRTAVRIISIYNTAAIRVHDLEIENEKKTLDGQPLEGGALGCDEWTRAVVKGADEYSKRWQHLLVMTGVLMGMEGNDRHALSSSLRGTLEQAIVTAANMALDTHRQDGPLAGSSIALALNFSFPLLSEFHKSQINCNELLPVTVWAMTGPEGFCEGQFLQVIGDSITEAPGQTLSWTSQTPSFGLLQAMDQRPLMGNIGPLSKLAAYAALHATDTVAVLAAQDALLLFSRQVVDAWKLNRFNDVDPAFEANKLSLETYQKTWPVLWQVLRKLLFGAVAVLQAIVSRSLLDHRMLNVVTASEVATKSLHILRNFYFISSRNNNSAFQVYNFTYLTSIDTLSRNPPACEMLLKEIRPTENSTVPVTCLSRTLDLFYLNLAEHLPLVLSTDACEALIIKPATSYLSHEGPMTPSIVELFESSHSAILSVLSCPQHGPLTISITPFYIVKLFESFPSQISPRQFRVAYKTVMQTVSPPFPIAAVEPHLSETLLEMLRASIPTAGTALLLQTPDAVSLDATSPEDLAQQPPEPCSEQSTLTMALIDTLPFLPLPLVEEWLTITAQTLNTIEDPKLRAPVKKRFWDILINGEMDVERAAIGVAWWGNQGGRELFLSRPTPPEAAMMSGAIVSDDQISSKL